DNA sequence from the Acinonyx jubatus isolate Ajub_Pintada_27869175 chromosome A3, VMU_Ajub_asm_v1.0, whole genome shotgun sequence genome:
GCCAAAACGACCAACacaagggaaagaggagaggtacTCGCTATACGTTCTCTGGGCCTTTTAGAAAACATGGAGTTGTTCCTTTGGCAACATACATGCGAATCTACAAGAAAGGTGATATTGTGGACATCAAGGGAATGGGCGCTGTTCCAAAAAGAACGCCCCACAAATGTCACCAGGGCAAAACCGGAAGAGTCTACAGTGTCACCCAGCATGCTGTTGGCATTGTTGGAAACAGACACGTGAAGGGCAAGATTCTTGCTAAGAGAACTAATGTACGTGTTGAGCACATTAAGCACTCCAAGAGCCGGGATAGCTTCCTGAAGCgtgtgaaggaaaatgatcagaaaaagaaggaagccaaggagaaaggtaCTTGGGTTCAACCCAActgccagcctgccccacccagaGAAGCACACTTTGTGAGAACCAATGGAAAGGAGCCTGAGCTGTTGGACCCCATTCCCTATGAATTCATGgcatgataaatgtaaaaaaaaacgaCAGACTTcaagactgtaaaaaaaaaaggggggggggggatgtgggcAAAATAAAGGGGAGAGATTATCCGATAGGAACACCAGCCCATTACTGTCaagattacaaaaaataataataggtcTGATATCCAATAAGTGTGTAAATGGGCTTTAGGAacccgtgggtggctcagttgcttgagcgtctgagtttagctcaggtcatgatctcacgattcatgagtttaagccccacgttgggctcactgctctcagtgcagggcccactttggatcctctgtccccctgcccctctgcccctcccccacccactctctgtctctcgaaaataaacaaaaagttcaataaaaattttaaaaataaagaaactggctTTAGCTTTTCAGAAAGGCCGTACactctttcatttcttctataACTATTTCTTATATTCCTACCTTGTGCCAAGTTTACAGTggtaaacaagacagacaagaGCTTTCATGGACCTGTGGGGAGAAAGCAATAAAGAAATACGATCAAGAAGAtgccttcaggggtgc
Encoded proteins:
- the LOC106980387 gene encoding 60S ribosomal protein L21-like; the protein is MAHHKPWPFGRNCHLPVIGQNDQHKGKRRGTRYTFSGPFRKHGVVPLATYMRIYKKGDIVDIKGMGAVPKRTPHKCHQGKTGRVYSVTQHAVGIVGNRHVKGKILAKRTNVRVEHIKHSKSRDSFLKRVKENDQKKKEAKEKGTWVQPNCQPAPPREAHFVRTNGKEPELLDPIPYEFMA